Proteins encoded in a region of the Elaeis guineensis isolate ETL-2024a chromosome 7, EG11, whole genome shotgun sequence genome:
- the LOC140859384 gene encoding uncharacterized protein has product MEVVGLFLLSPAADEMTDERSTQVFKGMDRCSSTTAERPLKGWRECSIKDCIRCSLKEHGCLEGLYMINRASGPIIDLQLSFVEAIFGWLTVSALPCTLEDPVIQLSFPGYNNHRQIMASDPFLSTFQEAQEEALSNLYVANNGDMVNGNVPYSRNMPHVGNVSYDGSSGNADLGEHFMGTSLPATSLVNLVSGTTCLRENLISVDAASTSSLPSKEMRTSISSDCCNTINSSKTVSVNCEFELQDDAGLLTSKKDACLNQQLNCSWNYDVLGPEVPSGKTFASIRPSYHELESSVPGWKSSVNFPYLFHDCVPCNELSLSLGSGQPSIISMPEVLKQCSEASCPGIITSDNSRCPVSTEMPACSHASGILLMMIWLGADLR; this is encoded by the exons atgGAGGTAGTTGGACTGTTTCTGCTATCGccagctgctgatgaaatgaccgATGAAAGATCGACACAAGTCTTCAAAGGAATGGATAGATGCTCGAGTACCACTGCCGAGCGACCCCTTAAGGGTTGGAGGGAATGCTCAATAAAGGATTGCATTCGATGCTCCTTGAAGGAGCATGGCTGCCTTGAAGGTCTCTACATGATCAACAGAGCCAGTGGTCCCATCATAGACCTCCAGTTAAG TTTTGTGGAGGCTATATTTGGTTGGCTCACGGTTTCCGCACTTCCATGCACACTTGAAG ATCCAGTCATCCAGTTGAGCTTTCCAGGTTACAACAACCATAGACAAATAATGGCTAGTGATCCATTTCTGTCCACATTTCAAGAAGCACAAGAAGAAGCACTGAGCAATCTCTATGTAGCAAATAATGGTGATATGGTCAATGGCAATGTGCCATATTCGAGAAATATGCCTCATGTTGGAAATGTTTCATATGATGGTTCCAGTGGAAATGCTGACTTGGGGGAACATTTCATGGGGACTTCTCTGCCTGCCACTTCGCTTGTCAACCTTGTTTCCGGCACAACATGTTTACGTGAAAATCTTATCAGTGTTGATGCTGCTTCAACTTCCTCATTGCCATCTAAGGAGATGAGAACCTCTATTTCTAGTGATTGCTGCAATACTATAAATTCATCCAAGACAGTTTCAGTAAATTGCGAATTTGAGTTGCAAGATGATGCAGGCCTTCTGACATCCAAAAAGGATGCTTGTTTGAATCAGCAACTAAATTGTTCATGGAATTATGATGTTCTAGGTCCTGAGGTGCCTTCAGGTAAAACATTTGCCTCAATTCGTCCATCTTATCATGAATTAGAAAGCTCAGTGCCTGGCTGGAAGTCTAGTGTAAATTTTCCTTATTTATTCCATGACTGTGTGCCATGTAATGAGCTGTCTCTGAGTCTTGGCTCCGGTCAGCCTTCTATTATCAGCATGCCTGAAGTCCTGAAGCAGTGCTCGGAAGCAAGCTGCCCCGGCATAATTACGTCAGACAATAGTAGATGTCCGGTTTCTACTGAAATGCCAGCCTGCTCTCATGCTTCTGGAATTCTTCTCATGATGATTTGGCTTGGGGCTGACCTTCGCTAA